TCTGAAATATCCTCCAGTCCCTCCATATCTCACTGCCAGGCTTTACTTTCATGACAGGGATTATTTGTTGCTGCATTATATGTCTCTTTGCCTTCCTGTTTATTCATTGTCCTGTTGGGGTCCTTTTCTGTTTTGTCCCTGGATTTACTCCTAGTGTGAGAACATGCGTGGCCCACAGTGGGGAACCAGTACAAGTTGCCAGGTGAATGAATTTAGTTCTTTGCTTCACTCCTTCCTCCATCTGTTCTGACCAACCTGAGACTTTGCTTTTCTCTGCAGCAGCTGGTAGAACCATGGCACCAACTCCTGATGCTGCTTTCGAGACCCTCATGAATGGAGTGACCAGCTGGGATATCCCCAAAGGCCccatccccagtgacctccttcttATTGGAGAGGCTGCCTTCCCAGTGATGGTGAATGACAGAGGCCAGGTTCTCATCGCTGCCTCCTCCTATGGCCAAGGCCGCCTCGTGGTCATGTCCCATGAAGGCTACCTGTTACATGCGGGCTTGGCTCCATTTCTCCTCAATGCAGTGGGCTGGCTCCGTTCCTCCCCTGGGGCTCCTATTGGAGTGCACCCCTCCCTGGGTTCACTAGTAAACCTCCTGAAGGGCTCCGGGGTTGAGGCCCAGATTGAGCCAGAGCCTAGAGAGGCCCTGGGTGTTTACTGCACCAGTGCCTACAGTAATGGCTTGACTGCGAGGCTGGTCCAGTTTGTGAAACAGGGAGGGGGCTTGCTGATCGGGGGCCAGGCCTGGTATTGGGCCGGTCAGCATGGCCGTGACAAGGTGTTGTCCAGCTTCCCCGGGAACCAGGTGACAAGCATGGCTGGAGTGTACTTCACTGACATCCATGGGCTCAGAAGCCACTTCAAGGTCTCCAAGAAGGTGCCCAAGATCCCGCTGCATGTCGGGTGTGTGTTCCCTAGATAAGGAGTGTAATCATGTTAAAAAATAGGCTCGATCTTCTCACCTCCAGTGAGCTTCCATTTCAAGACCAGTGGTTTTCCACATAGGTTTGGAATCACCACAAATCAAAAAGAGCACAGTCAAAATGCACCAAGACACAAGAGGGGTTGGTCCTCACCACCAGTCCCCCCTGTGACCAAAGCCGTACCCATTTAATAGAAAAGCTTGTCTTAGAGTCCCTCTCCATGTGTAGGGCCTGGCACATAGAGAGTGCTTATCAATTTCTCTTAAATCAAGGAATCAGCTGTGGTTTGCAGGG
This genomic interval from Marmota flaviventris isolate mMarFla1 chromosome 1, mMarFla1.hap1, whole genome shotgun sequence contains the following:
- the LOC139702886 gene encoding TRPM8 channel-associated factor 2-like, producing the protein MAPTPDAAFETLMNGVTSWDIPKGPIPSDLLLIGEAAFPVMVNDRGQVLIAASSYGQGRLVVMSHEGYLLHAGLAPFLLNAVGWLRSSPGAPIGVHPSLGSLVNLLKGSGVEAQIEPEPREALGVYCTSAYSNGLTARLVQFVKQGGGLLIGGQAWYWAGQHGRDKVLSSFPGNQVTSMAGVYFTDIHGLRSHFKVSKKVPKIPLHVGELFYIGQLRTQFYELETSRGATGTVQVLQGEHYYCPHFSEEKTRDMELISNELIPALEVGTWTLGTSLLCSVSVMACNSTCSELCALVKCGKCPLGEAAFPVMVNDRGQVLIAASSYGQGRLVVMSHEGYLLHAGLAPCLLNAVGWLRSSPGAPIGVHPSLGSLVNLLKGSGVEAQIEPLQLSYDSNPKKLILSSSSFSTAV